CGAGGACGACGGCCACCTGGTCGGCACCCTCATCGCGGGCTGGGACGGCTGGCGGGCGCACCTCTACCGCCTGGCCGTCCACCCCGCGCACCGGCGCAGGGGCATCGCGACCGCGCTGCTCGCCGCCGCCGAGGAGCGCTTCGCCGCCTTCGGGGCCTTCAGGGCCGACGCGATGGTGCTCGACGACAACACGTCGGCCCACCACGTGTGGCGCGCCGCGGGCTACTCCCGTCAGCCGCAGTGGGGCCGCTGGGTCAAGCCGCTGACCTGACGCGTCACGCCGGCAGGTCCGTCGTACCCAAAGAAAAAGGGCGACCCCGAGGGGTCGCCCTGATTCGTCGCGGACTTAGAAGTCCATGTCTCCGCCGCCGGGCATGCCCGCGGGAGCAGCCGCGTTCTTCTCCGGCTTCTCGGCGATGACAGCCTCGGTGGTGAGGAACAGCGCCGCGATGGAGGCGGCGTTCTGCAGCGCGGAGCGCGTCACCTTGGCCGGGTCGAGAATGCCCGACTCGAACATGTTGACGTACTCGCCGGTCGCGGCGTTGAGGCCCTCACCCGGGGTGAGGTTCCGCACGCGCTCGACCACGACGCCGCCCTCGAGGCCGGCGTTGATCGCGATCTGCTTCAGCGGCTCCTCGAGCGCCTTGCGCACGATCGCCGCACCGGTGGCCTCGTCACCCTGGAGCTCGAGCTTGTCGAACGCCTTGGTGCCGGCCTGCAGCAGCGCCACGCCACCGCCGGGGACGATGCCCTCCTCGACGGCCGCCTTCGCGTTGCGAACGGCGTCCTCGATGCGGTGCTTGCGCTCCTTGAGCTCGACCTCGGTCGCGGCACCCGCCTTGATGACGGCGACGCCACCGGCGAGCTTGGCCAGGCGCTCCTGGAGCTTCTCGCGGTCGTAGTCGGAGTCGGTGCGCTCGATCTCGGCGCGGATCTCGTTGACCCGGCCGGCGATCTGCTCGGCGTCACCGGCACCGTCGACGATGGTGGTCTCGTCCTTGGTGACGACGACCTTGCGCGCGCGGCCCAGCAGGTCGAGGGTGGCGGACTCGAGCTTGAGACCGACCTCCTCGGCGATGACCTGACCACCGGTCAGGGTCGCGATGTCACCCAGCATGGCCTTGCGGCGGTCACCGAAGCCCGGAGCCTTGACGGCCACGGAGCGGAACAGACCGCGGATCTTGTTGACGACCAGGGTGGCCAGAGCCTCGCCCTCGACGTCCTCAGCGATGATCAGCAGCGGCTTGCCGGCCTGCACGACCTTGTCGAGCAGGGGCAGCAGGTCCTTGTTGGCCGAGACCTTGGAGTTGACGATGAGGATGTAGGGGTCCTCAAGGACAGCTTCCATGCGCTCGGGGTCGGTCACGAAGTAACCGGAGTTGTACCCCTTGTCGAAGCGCATACCCTCGGTGAGCTCGAGCTCGAGGCCGAAGGCGTTGCTCTCCTCGACGGTGATGACGCCTTCCTTGCCAACCTTGTCCATCGCCTCGGCGATGAGGTTGCCGATCTCGGCGTCACCGGCGGAGATGGAGGCCGTCGAAGCGATCTGCTCCTTGGTCTCCACGTCCTTGGCCAGCTTGGAGAGCTCCTCGCTGACGCGCTCGACCGCCGCCTCGATGCCCTTCTTCAGGGACATCGGGTTGGCGCCCGCGGCGACGTTGCGAAGGCCCTCACGGACCAGCGCCTGGGCGAGCACGGTGGCGGTGGTGGTGCCGTCACCCGCGACGTCGTCCGTCTTCTTGGCGACTTCCTTGACCAGCTCGGCGCCGATCTTCTCCCACGGGTCCTCGAGCTCGATCTCCTTGGCGATGGACACACCATCGTTGGTGATCGTGGGAGCGCCCCACTTCTTCTCCAGCACGACGTTACGGCCCTTGGGACCGAGGGTGACC
This window of the Nonomuraea africana genome carries:
- a CDS encoding GNAT family N-acetyltransferase, whose protein sequence is MGRSEVKVRFGGADDIPAVLAFWLEAAEGTDRHDSADKVVALVDRDPEALLLAEDDGHLVGTLIAGWDGWRAHLYRLAVHPAHRRRGIATALLAAAEERFAAFGAFRADAMVLDDNTSAHHVWRAAGYSRQPQWGRWVKPLT
- the groL gene encoding chaperonin GroEL (60 kDa chaperone family; promotes refolding of misfolded polypeptides especially under stressful conditions; forms two stacked rings of heptamers to form a barrel-shaped 14mer; ends can be capped by GroES; misfolded proteins enter the barrel where they are refolded when GroES binds), which gives rise to MAAKMIAFDEDARRGLERGMNQLADAVKVTLGPKGRNVVLEKKWGAPTITNDGVSIAKEIELEDPWEKIGAELVKEVAKKTDDVAGDGTTTATVLAQALVREGLRNVAAGANPMSLKKGIEAAVERVSEELSKLAKDVETKEQIASTASISAGDAEIGNLIAEAMDKVGKEGVITVEESNAFGLELELTEGMRFDKGYNSGYFVTDPERMEAVLEDPYILIVNSKVSANKDLLPLLDKVVQAGKPLLIIAEDVEGEALATLVVNKIRGLFRSVAVKAPGFGDRRKAMLGDIATLTGGQVIAEEVGLKLESATLDLLGRARKVVVTKDETTIVDGAGDAEQIAGRVNEIRAEIERTDSDYDREKLQERLAKLAGGVAVIKAGAATEVELKERKHRIEDAVRNAKAAVEEGIVPGGGVALLQAGTKAFDKLELQGDEATGAAIVRKALEEPLKQIAINAGLEGGVVVERVRNLTPGEGLNAATGEYVNMFESGILDPAKVTRSALQNAASIAALFLTTEAVIAEKPEKNAAAPAGMPGGGDMDF